One stretch of Pseudovibrio brasiliensis DNA includes these proteins:
- a CDS encoding iron-containing alcohol dehydrogenase produces MTLTANWSYPTAIRFGAGRIKELAEACAAAGIKKPLLVTDKGLANLPVTASTLDVMEEAGLGRAMFSEVDPNPTEINLEAGVAAFKAGGHDGVIAFGGGSGLDLGKLIAFMAGQTRPVWDFEDIGDWWTRADADAIYPNIAVPTTAGTGSEVGRASVITNSESHVKKIIFHPKILPSVVICDPELTVGMPKMITVGTGIDAFVHCLEAYSSPFYHPMSQGIALEGMRLVKENLPKVVENPNDIEARGHMMSAAAMGAVAFQKGLGGIHALAHPVGAVYNTHHGLTNAVIMPTVLKFNRGAIEERIEKLAAYLDIEGGFDGFFDFVMKMRADMGVPETLSELGVGTDKIDVLAEEAIKDPSAGGNPVELTLEAAKALLIEAIGEQVSA; encoded by the coding sequence ATGACGTTGACAGCAAACTGGAGCTACCCAACCGCAATCCGCTTTGGTGCAGGACGCATTAAGGAACTCGCTGAGGCTTGTGCAGCTGCAGGCATCAAAAAGCCTTTGCTTGTAACCGATAAGGGCCTGGCAAACCTGCCAGTTACCGCAAGCACTTTGGACGTGATGGAAGAAGCTGGCCTTGGCCGCGCCATGTTCAGTGAGGTTGATCCAAACCCGACTGAAATCAACCTGGAAGCAGGCGTTGCAGCCTTCAAGGCTGGTGGGCATGATGGTGTTATCGCGTTTGGTGGTGGCTCTGGTCTTGATCTGGGCAAGCTGATCGCATTCATGGCAGGTCAAACCCGACCGGTCTGGGATTTTGAGGACATTGGTGACTGGTGGACCCGTGCGGATGCGGATGCGATCTATCCGAATATCGCAGTTCCAACAACGGCTGGTACCGGTTCTGAAGTTGGCCGTGCGAGTGTGATCACCAACTCAGAGAGCCACGTCAAGAAGATCATCTTCCATCCGAAGATCCTGCCAAGCGTTGTGATCTGTGATCCAGAGCTGACTGTCGGCATGCCGAAGATGATCACTGTGGGCACTGGCATTGATGCGTTTGTGCACTGTCTGGAAGCGTACAGCTCTCCGTTCTACCATCCGATGTCACAGGGTATCGCACTAGAAGGCATGCGTCTTGTGAAAGAAAACCTGCCGAAAGTCGTTGAAAATCCTAATGATATCGAAGCGCGCGGCCACATGATGAGTGCGGCAGCTATGGGCGCGGTGGCCTTCCAGAAAGGCCTTGGCGGCATTCACGCGCTGGCTCACCCGGTTGGTGCGGTTTACAACACTCACCATGGCCTGACCAATGCTGTGATTATGCCGACTGTGTTGAAGTTTAACCGTGGTGCAATTGAAGAGCGCATCGAGAAGCTGGCGGCTTATCTCGATATCGAGGGCGGATTCGACGGCTTCTTTGATTTTGTTATGAAAATGCGGGCGGACATGGGCGTTCCGGAGACCTTGAGCGAGCTGGGCGTTGGCACTGACAAGATCGACGTGCTGGCGGAAGAAGCGATCAAGGATCCAAGTGCCGGTGGCAACCCTGTAGAGCTGACGCTGGAGGCCGCGAAAGCTCTACTCATTGAGGCCATCGGGGAACAGGTTTCCGCCTGA
- a CDS encoding aldehyde dehydrogenase family protein, giving the protein MTKTLKCISPVDGSVFAERPVASQKEAEAVIASAKRAQKEWAARPLEERIKLVMAGVAKIGEQNDEIVPELAKMMGRPVRYGGEFGGFNERASYMAKIAEESLKPIIAEESDNFERRIEKEPHGVILVIAPWNYPYMTAINTVAPALIAGNAVILKHATQTLLVGERMASAFAEAGVPAEVFQNLFLDHDTTSHLIAGRNFGFVNFTGSVGGGRAMEIAAAGTFTGLGLELGGKDPGYVMDDADVEAAAETLIDGAMFNSGQCCCGIERIYVHSSKYDAFVKKAVEIVSGYKLGNPLDEKTTIGPMANVRFAELVRKQVADAVEQGAKPMIDAGLFPEDDGGAYLAPQILVDVNHDMELMREESFGPVVGIMKVESDKEAIRLMNDSHYGLTASLWTQDPARAAKIGAQIETGTVFMNRADYLDPALCWTGCKDTGRGGALSEIGYQNLTRPKSYHLKKA; this is encoded by the coding sequence ATGACAAAAACACTAAAATGTATTTCGCCGGTAGATGGTTCTGTGTTTGCAGAACGTCCGGTGGCAAGCCAGAAAGAAGCAGAAGCCGTCATTGCCAGTGCCAAGAGGGCGCAGAAAGAGTGGGCTGCACGCCCACTCGAAGAGCGCATCAAGTTGGTGATGGCTGGCGTTGCTAAGATTGGTGAACAGAACGACGAAATCGTTCCGGAACTTGCAAAGATGATGGGCCGTCCAGTTCGTTATGGCGGCGAGTTCGGCGGCTTTAACGAGCGCGCCTCATACATGGCAAAGATCGCGGAAGAAAGCCTGAAGCCGATCATCGCGGAAGAGAGCGACAACTTCGAGCGCCGCATCGAGAAGGAACCTCACGGCGTCATTCTGGTGATCGCACCATGGAACTATCCCTACATGACCGCGATCAACACAGTGGCTCCAGCGCTGATCGCCGGTAACGCCGTGATCCTGAAACACGCGACCCAGACCCTTTTGGTTGGCGAGCGCATGGCGAGTGCCTTTGCAGAAGCAGGTGTTCCGGCAGAGGTATTCCAGAACCTGTTCCTGGATCACGATACCACTTCTCACCTGATCGCAGGCCGCAATTTCGGCTTTGTGAACTTCACTGGCTCTGTTGGCGGTGGCCGTGCGATGGAGATCGCTGCTGCTGGTACCTTCACAGGCCTTGGCCTTGAATTGGGCGGTAAAGATCCGGGTTACGTGATGGATGATGCGGATGTTGAGGCAGCTGCTGAAACCCTCATTGATGGGGCCATGTTCAATTCCGGCCAGTGCTGCTGCGGCATCGAGCGCATCTACGTGCATTCTTCCAAATACGATGCATTCGTGAAGAAGGCTGTCGAGATCGTTTCCGGCTACAAGCTCGGCAACCCGCTGGATGAGAAAACCACCATTGGCCCTATGGCAAACGTGCGCTTTGCGGAACTGGTGCGTAAGCAAGTGGCGGATGCGGTTGAGCAGGGCGCGAAGCCGATGATCGACGCAGGTCTCTTCCCTGAAGATGATGGCGGTGCCTATCTGGCTCCGCAGATCCTCGTGGATGTAAATCACGACATGGAATTGATGCGCGAAGAGAGCTTTGGCCCAGTGGTCGGCATCATGAAAGTGGAGAGCGACAAAGAAGCGATCCGCCTGATGAACGACAGCCATTACGGCCTGACAGCCTCTCTTTGGACCCAAGATCCTGCACGGGCAGCAAAAATTGGTGCGCAGATTGAGACAGGCACTGTCTTCATGAACCGCGCTGACTATCTGGATCCGGCGCTGTGCTGGACCGGCTGCAAAGACACTGGTCGCGGTGGTGCACTCTCAGAGATCGGCTATCAGAACCTGACCCGTCCAAAATCCTACCACCTCAAAAAGGCATAA
- a CDS encoding glutamine synthetase family protein: MLREETKKTRRTGKLTLDELRELVDAGEIDTVIAAQVDMQGRLMGKRFQAEFFVNSAWEETHSCNYLLATDMEMATPDGYKATSWEAGYGDYVMKPDLATLRVIPWLEGTALVLCDVLDHHTHKEVPHSPRAILKRQVDRLEGMGMTANMATELEFFLFKESFEEAHSKGYRGMSPISAYNEDYHIFQTTKEENVMRAIRNGLNGADIPVECSKGEADAGQEEINVRYSDALTMADRHSIIKNGCKEIAWQQGQSVSFMAKWNYDAAGSSSHVHQSLWGKDGESLFYDPSGEYGMSKMMRHYLAGLLKHADAITYFLAPNINSYKRFAAGTFAPTKAIWSMDNRTAGYRVCGDGTKAVRVECRVGGADLNPYLAMAALLAAGIDGIEKEMELEPEFRGDAYGGEGAREIPTTLRDAAVAMKTSEMLRDAFGGDVVDHYAHAAKIEQDEYDRRVTDWEVARGFERA; encoded by the coding sequence AGGGCCGCCTGATGGGCAAGCGTTTTCAGGCAGAATTCTTCGTGAACAGCGCCTGGGAAGAGACCCACAGTTGTAACTATCTACTTGCAACCGACATGGAGATGGCAACTCCGGACGGCTACAAGGCCACAAGCTGGGAAGCAGGCTATGGCGACTACGTCATGAAGCCAGACCTTGCCACCTTGCGCGTTATTCCGTGGTTGGAAGGCACCGCACTGGTACTGTGCGATGTGCTGGACCACCATACCCACAAAGAGGTTCCACATTCTCCACGCGCCATTTTGAAACGCCAGGTTGACCGCCTTGAAGGCATGGGCATGACCGCGAACATGGCAACAGAGCTGGAGTTCTTCCTCTTTAAAGAGAGTTTTGAAGAAGCCCATTCCAAGGGCTACCGCGGAATGTCTCCGATTTCCGCTTACAACGAAGACTATCACATCTTCCAAACCACCAAGGAAGAGAACGTGATGCGTGCCATCCGCAACGGTCTCAATGGTGCTGACATTCCGGTCGAATGCTCCAAGGGTGAAGCAGATGCCGGCCAGGAAGAAATCAACGTCCGCTATTCCGATGCGCTGACCATGGCTGATCGCCATTCCATCATCAAAAACGGCTGTAAAGAGATCGCCTGGCAGCAAGGCCAGAGCGTGAGCTTCATGGCTAAATGGAACTATGATGCAGCCGGCAGCTCTTCTCACGTGCACCAGTCGCTGTGGGGCAAGGACGGCGAGTCTCTGTTCTACGATCCATCTGGTGAGTACGGTATGTCCAAAATGATGCGCCACTATTTGGCAGGTCTTTTGAAGCACGCTGATGCAATTACCTATTTCCTCGCCCCAAACATCAACTCCTACAAACGCTTTGCAGCTGGCACGTTTGCGCCAACCAAAGCGATCTGGAGCATGGATAACCGCACCGCAGGTTACCGCGTGTGTGGTGATGGCACCAAAGCCGTACGTGTTGAGTGCCGCGTTGGCGGCGCAGACCTGAACCCATATCTGGCGATGGCCGCCCTTTTGGCTGCTGGCATTGACGGTATCGAGAAGGAAATGGAGCTGGAGCCTGAGTTCAGAGGTGATGCCTATGGCGGCGAAGGTGCGCGTGAAATTCCAACAACCCTGCGCGATGCCGCAGTTGCAATGAAAACCTCCGAAATGCTTCGTGATGCTTTTGGTGGCGATGTGGTTGATCACTACGCACATGCCGCCAAGATCGAGCAGGATGAATATGACCGCCGTGTAACTGATTGGGAGGTTGCACGCGGATTTGAACGGGCCTGA